The Plectropomus leopardus isolate mb unplaced genomic scaffold, YSFRI_Pleo_2.0 unplaced_scaffold2299, whole genome shotgun sequence DNA segment acacacacacacacacacactcacacacgtcTGTTaattcaaatattcaaactaataattacaaaattaatttgaacacctgtctgtctgtctgtgtctccagTTCCTGCGCAGAGAGTTAGACAGGTGTGTTGAAGGGTTCGACTGGTCTACAGTGAGACAGGTGGACGCTGCAGGTCTGCTGAAGCTCTTCATCAGAGAGCTGCCAACACCtttgctgacacacacacacctgtccaccTACTGCTCTGTGctgggtacacacacacacacacacacacacacacacacacacacacacacacacacacacaccacacatatTACCTCCCCTGTTAATCACTTACattgagacattttttcaatgtcTGCAGAAATTTTATGttgaacaaaaaaattgcaaaaaccaaaagaaaagagattttcctaaaatcctaacagttttaaaaaataaaaaatccaagaTTAACATCATAATTTCCGTCCCTCTTTTTgatactaattttcaggtcattttcttgccgAGTCGTTGTTTTGTTCAACACGtttattaaagaaatgaaagcaGCGTGCTCGGCGTCTGAAGGGTTAAACTCTTGTGACAGGCGTCTGAATGCGGCGCAGACACACTGATGTctgtcaggttttaaagggttaataaagggGCAGTTTGACTCTTACCTGTGGGCTGACCTCTGGGGGCGGGGCCAACAGCTGTGATTGGACAACATGCCGACTTGAAGACGAGGGGACAGGAAGTGGTAACGTGCAGTGGtaacgagtgtgtgtgtgtgtgtgtgtgtgtctctgcaggtgtgtCCTCAGTGGTCCATCAGGTCCaggctctgcagctgctgtcccTGCTGCTTCCTGAGGAGAACCGAGACACGCTGCGAGTAAATCAACGCTGCACGTCTCACAGCTCCGACTACCGTCAATAatacatcaatcaatcaataatacATCAATACATCACAATCAATAATACATCagttaatcaatcaatcagtcattcCATTAATCTCAGAGAATATTTCACATCAGATTTAGTCTTTCTTGATTTCGGGTCATAAAACTTTAATCGTCtgtatcttgtttttattttagacggctttttttcttttttttttaatttttaaatttttttagagatttttaaaaataaattggcttatttttctctataaaaatgtttacaggtttttttatttttattttgtttgtgggtgatttttaaagacaacacgTCCGTGAGTTTGGAAAGAATCTTATcgaaacatttttgatgatttgtttttcctttaaaaattatggcctttttttctgtaagtttTTTTGAGATGTTTAGAAAACATCAATTTTAGcagtttccttttctttataaGTTCGAGTGATATTTAGAAAATTTaggcttttcttattttttatttttgctttgttgatttttccttttttatatttgaaattgttgGTGACTTTTTTCCTTGTAGAAAGTTTTGGCAagtttatatgattttttatgtttttagtggaagattttttttcattaaattttcggggctttttcttttttaatgtttggtgATTTATTAGGAAAACAGGCCCTCCGAAATAAAAATCAGCTTCATATTTCCTGTATTTAACTCTCAGTCTCACCTGGATCTGTTTCCATGGTTACAGGCACTGCTGGTCTTCCTGCAGAAGGTGGTCTCTCACCAGGACCAGAACAGGATGTCCCTGTGGAATGTCTCCATGGTGATGGCGCCCAACCTGTTCACCTGCCCTCACCGCGGCAACAAGCGCTCCACAGCCAAtcagcaggaggtggaggaggcggTGGGCGGAGCTCACCTGGTCCGCCTGATGATCACGCACCAGGACCTTCTGTGGACCGTGAGTCAGGGGACACCTGCACTGCGACATCACCGCCTCGCCTGTCACAGTGACACTAGAATGAATCGTCCGGAGGGAGGTGGGCGGGATCTCCGCAGCACGTCATCAAACGCTCACAGCggaatcaaccaatcacagcagcgtgTGGTCTGTGGCAGATTTATTCAGTTTAAGTGTCTCATAGACTGAATATAACATCTGTCTTTACAGAGTCTACGATCCGTCCGCTTCAGTCCGCTTCAGTCTGGTTCAGAAGCGTGACTCTGCAGAGATGATTTTCTGAAAGACGTGCAGAGAGAGTTTATTCCTCATTGCGGAGCAGCTTTACAGTGACAAACGCGGAGAAATTAACAGTAAACGAATGATTTCTAGCTAACGTTAGATACACGCCGGGTAATGTCACGTTAGCTGCAGTGCTGCAGGTTAACTTTAGCTAATATGACTCTTTCAGAAATTGATCACTGCAGAGTTAAATCTCCATGAAAATGACTACGTTCATGTCAAATAAAGTTAGTTACCATATTAGTCTATGTAGTTAGCATATTAGTCTACGTAGTCACTATATGAATCTATAGATACTATATGAATCTATGTCATTACTATGTGAATCTATGTAGTTACTACATTTGTCTATGTAGTTCGAGAAAGCTCGAAGTCCTccctgttaaaaaaatctgccacaAACTACACGCTGCCGTGATTGGTTGTTTCCGCTGTGAGCCtttgatgacatgcagcagagatCCCGCCCACCTCCCTTCGGACGATCCATTCTATGAACCAGCTGTttgtgacatcacttcctgtttccttcGCTAGGTCCCGAGCTTCCTGCTGTCTCAGGTGAGACAGATGAACCAGGCGTCCAATCAGAAACAGTTTGACCTGAGCAGGGCAAAAAGACGACTGCTGAGGAGGAAGAACGACAAGATTGACGTGAACCAGGTGAGACAGAGAACCAGGTGAGAGAGACCAGGTGAGACAGAGAACCAGGTGAGACAGAGACCAGGTAAGACAATG contains these protein-coding regions:
- the LOC121966075 gene encoding rho GTPase-activating protein 18-like, whose amino-acid sequence is FLRRELDRCVEGFDWSTVRQVDAAGLLKLFIRELPTPLLTHTHLSTYCSVLGVSSVVHQVQALQLLSLLLPEENRDTLRALLVFLQKVVSHQDQNRMSLWNVSMVMAPNLFTCPHRGNKRSTANQQEVEEAVGGAHLVRLMITHQDLLWTVPSFLLSQVRQMNQASNQKQFDLSRAKRRLLRRKNDKIDVNQITELCDGVIRVHAPLHAKVSMALQLDGQMTAKDVIARFECNNSSDQHLYEVGGNICERRLRPDCVLLNVYRVNPHCDWLIKP